The following proteins are co-located in the Methylomonas sp. 11b genome:
- a CDS encoding riboflavin synthase, whose product MFTGIILAIGKIKTIQPKGGDCRLIIDTGKLSLSECALGDSIAVNGVCLTAVELGEHYFCADVSNETLSRTTLKTASTGTPVNLELAMTPSSRLGGHIVSGHVDGIGKVVEKQADGRSIRFKFKAPDSLAKYIAEKGSICINGISLTVNTVDGAYFSVNIVPHTLQETTLGSTEAGNEVNLEVDLLARYLERLMKGETAAYSQGGVTEALLQNAGFIK is encoded by the coding sequence ATGTTTACCGGGATTATTTTAGCCATCGGCAAAATCAAGACCATCCAGCCTAAAGGTGGCGATTGCCGGTTAATTATCGATACCGGCAAGCTGTCGTTGAGCGAATGCGCCTTGGGCGACAGCATTGCGGTGAACGGCGTTTGCCTGACCGCCGTGGAATTGGGCGAACATTATTTTTGCGCCGACGTCTCCAACGAGACTTTATCGCGCACCACCTTAAAGACAGCAAGTACCGGTACGCCGGTTAATCTGGAGCTGGCGATGACGCCGTCCAGCCGCCTGGGCGGACATATCGTCAGCGGTCATGTCGATGGTATCGGCAAAGTGGTCGAGAAGCAGGCCGATGGCCGCTCGATCCGCTTCAAATTCAAGGCGCCGGATTCGCTAGCCAAATACATCGCCGAAAAAGGCTCGATTTGCATCAACGGCATCAGTCTCACCGTCAACACTGTCGACGGCGCGTATTTTTCCGTGAACATCGTGCCGCATACCTTACAAGAAACCACCCTGGGTAGCACCGAAGCCGGCAACGAGGTGAATCTGGAAGTCGATTTGCTGGCCCGTTATTTGGAGCGCTTGATGAAAGGCG